In one Rhinopithecus roxellana isolate Shanxi Qingling chromosome 1, ASM756505v1, whole genome shotgun sequence genomic region, the following are encoded:
- the PRSS46P gene encoding putative serine protease 46, translating into MACGPGYLQGLTSPLSSARLENQPYIEGPWLRACGQTNVSCRVVKGKLVEVGKWPWQVSILFLGTYICSGSLIHHQWVLTAAHCLQRSKDPSLYSVMVGVHQLPENGTQLPLTRMTIHKDFSNLVSQDIALLKLRDSISWNPLVQPVCLPNIKFKPSIGSMCWVIGWGTTGKKG; encoded by the exons ATGGCCTGTGGGCCGGGGTATCTTCAAGGCCTTACATCTCCACTTTCTTCTGCCAGATTAGAGAATCAGCCATATATTGAAG GGCCCTGGCTCCGGGCCTGCGGTCAGACCAACGTGTCCTGCAGAGTGGTGAAGGGGAAGCTGGTAGAGGTAGGCAAGTGGCCATGGCAGGTGAGCATCCTGTTCCTGGGCACATACATCTGCAGTGGCTCCCTCATCCACCACCAGTGGGTCCTCACGGCTGCGCACTGCTTGCAGAG ATCCAAGGACCCCAGCCTGTACTCCGTGATGGTGGGAGTCCACCAGCTCCCAGAAAACGGCACTCAACTCCCTCTCACTCGCATGACGATTCATAAGGATTTCAGCAATCTTGTGTCTCAGGACATTGCCCTCCTAAAGCTCAGGGACTCTATCTCGTGGAACCCCCTCGTCCAGCCCGTCTGCCTCCCTAACATCAAATTCAAGCCATCCATTGGAAGCATGTGCTGGGTAATCGGCTGGGGAACTACAGGGAAAAAAG